The Micromonospora violae DNA segment CGAGGCCGACCTGCTGCGCGACGACGGTGACGCCGACGAGGTGTTGCTGATCCTGATCGAACAGGCACCCGACGGGCCGACCGAGGCGGTCGCGGTGCTGCTGGGGGGAGGAGCACGACCATGAGGACACCCGGACTGCGCGGCGCGCTGGCCGCCGACACCGACCTGGGCGCGGGTAACGTCCTGGCCCGGGTACTGGCGCACGGCGCCGACCCGGACGGGCCCGGCCTGACCTTCGACACGGCCGTCGACGGGCACCCCGCCGAGACGCCACTGACGCTGGGGCGGCTCGACGAGCGGGTCGCCGCCCGCGCCGCCTGGCTGCACGAGCGAGGGGTACGCCCCCGCGACCCGATCGCCGTCTGGGCCACCGCCGCCGCCGACATGGTGCTCAGCTTCCTGGCGCTGACCCGGCTCGGAGCGATCCCGGCGCTGATGAACGGCAAACTCCGCCCGGAGATCGCCGCCGAGTACATCCGCCGCCTGCGGGGCGTCGGGGTGCTGGCCGACGACGCGCACACCGCGCTCCTGGCCGGGCACGAGCTGGGCGTACCGCTGCTGGGGACCCCCGCGCAGGCGGGCACCGGCGACCCGACCGTCGCCCCGGCGCACTACCGGCACCACCCGGACGACCCGATCGTGATCACCCACACCTCCGGGACGACCGGGGTGCCCAAGGCGGTGCTGCACTCGCACGCCAGCCTCTTCGCGGCCACCCGGCACCTGCTCACCATGCCGCAGGCGCAGGGCACCAGCCGGATCCTCAACGCGCTGCCCGCACCACACACCGCCACGGTGCTGATGGTCAACCAGGCGCTGGGCAACCGCGCGCAGATGTTCCTCCTGTCCGAGCAGGACGGTGAGCGGGTGCTGGACGCGATCCAACGCTGGCGCCCCGACGGGGTGTTCGGCTTCTCGGTCACCTGGGCGGAGCTGGCCCGCTTCGACCTGTCCGGGTACGACCTGGACTCGGTGCGGCTCTGGTTCAACACCGGTGACGCCTCGCACGAGCCGCACATCCGCCGTCTCGTCGCGGTCGGTCGGCGTGACACCGTCACCCGGGACGGGGTGGTCACGGTGCCCGGCTCGGTCTTCATCGACGGGTTGGGCTCCAGCGAGATGGGGCACTCGATGTTCCACATCACCCACCGCGTCGACACCGACCGGTACGGCCGCTGCATCGGCCGCCCGTACCAGTTCGCCACGGTCGCGGTGCTCGACGCCGCCGGTGAGCCGGTGCCCGTCGGTGAGGTGGGCTTCCTGGGCATCGACTCGCCGTCGCTGTTCCGGGGCTACTGGAACGACTCGGTCACCACCTACCGGTTCCGCCAGCGTGGCTGGTACCTCACCGGTGACCTGGTCCGCGCCGACGCCGACGGCCGCTACTACCACCTGGACCGGGCGGTGGACTCGGTCGACGCCGGCGCGGGGCGGCGCTTCTACACCGCGCTGTCCGAGGAGCGGATTCTCGCCGCCTGCCCGGACGTCACCGACTGCACGGTGGCGATCGTCGCCGAGGCCGGCACGGTGGTCACCGACGTGCTGCTGGAGTTGGCCGCCGGTGCCGACGAGGCCGAGGACCGTACCGAACGGGTCCGCGCCGCCCTCGGCCCGGACGTCGGCGACACGCTGCGCCGGGTCGTGCCGGTGCGCTCCGCCGACATCCCGGTCACCGTGACCGGCAAGGTCCGCAAGGTGGTCCTGCGTGAGCGCTACCTCACCGAGGCGCGCTCATGACCGCCCTGATCACCGGGATGGGTCTGTTCACCCCGGTCGGGCGGGGCGTGGAGGAGACCTTCGACGCGCTGACCACCGGCCGGTCCGGGCTCGGCCGACCACCGCAGGGGCACCCCGCGCGGGAGTCGCTGGACGTCGCCGGCCTGCTGCCCGACATCGACCCGCGCACCGTGGCGTCCGGGCCGGAGACCCGGGTGCTGGACCGGATCGTGGTCCTCGCCCTGCTCGCCGCCGCCGACGCCCTCGCTGACGCCGGTATCGAGGTGGGCCGCGACGTCGACCCCGACCGGATCGGTGTGATCGTCGGTGGGGTCGGGGGAATGGCCACCCTGGAGTCGCAGGTGCTGGCCCGGGCGGCCCGGGGCCGTGCGGCGGTCAGCCCGTACCTGCTCACCGGGATCCTGCCGAACATGCCGGCGGCGCGGATCGCCATCGCGCACGGCATCCGGGGCTACAGCTCGTCGGTCGGCACCGCCTGCGCCTCCGGCGCGCAGGCGGTCGCCGACGGCGTCCGGCTCATCGCGACCGGGGAAGCCGACGTGGTGCTCTGCGGGGCCAGCGAGGCACCGCTCTTCCCGACCTTCGCCGACACCTTCGGCAACGCGCGGGCGTTGGCGCGCGCCGGCACCGACCCGGGCCGGGCGAGCCGGCCGTTCGACACCTCCCGCAGCGGGTTCGTCCTCTCCGAGGGCGCCGCGCTGCTGGTGCTCGAACGCGCCGAGCACGCCGCGGCGCGCGGCGTCGCCGGGTACGCCGAGGTGGCCGGCCACGGTGCGACGACGGACGCGTACCACCCGACCGCGCCCCGCCCGGACGGCGCGGGGGCGGCGGCGTGCATCCGTCGGGCGCTGCGCAGCGCCGGTGTGCCGGCGGCGGCGGTCGGTTACGTCAACGCGCACGGCACCGGCACGAAGCTCGGTGACATCGCGGAGACCACCGCGCTCACCGACGTCTTCGGCGTGGGCGGTGTGCCGGTCAGCTCCACCAAGGCGCTCACCGGTCACCTGCTGGGCGCCTCCGGGGTGCTGGAGGCGGCGGCGACCGCGTTGGCGCTCGATCGGGGGCTCCTGCCGCCGACGTACCACCTCGACGATCCGGACCCGGCCTGCCCGGCGGACCACATCCGCGGCGTACCCCGCAAGGCCGACCTGGAGTACGCGGTGACCAACTCGTTCGGGTTCGGCGGCCAGAACGTGAGCCTGCTGCTGGCGCGGGTCGCCGAGCCGAGGGGGTGATCGAGGCGGCATCCCGGGCGGGGCGTGCCCGGACGGCAACACGGGGGAATCGGGTGGGAAGGGTTTCAAAGGACATGGACATCCGTGGTATCGACCATATTGAGCTCTACGTGGGGGACGCCCGACAGGCGGCCTTCTATTTCAGCACCGCCGTCGGCTTCGAGATCTGCGGTCAGGGCGGTCCGGAGACCGGGCTGGTGGGGCAGCGTTCGCTGCTGCTTCGCCACGGCGACATCCGGTTGCTGCTCACCTCCGGGTTGGACGCCGAGCACCCGGCGGCGCGGTACGTGCAGCGCCACGGTGACGGCATCGCGGTGGTCGCCGTCGAGGTCGACGACGTGCCAACCGCGTACGCCGAGTTGGTGGTGCGGGGCGCGACCGGGGTGACGCCGCCGATCACCGGTGCGGACGCCGAGGTGGTGATCGCCGAGGTGGACGGCTTCGCGGACGTGCGGCACCGGCTGGTGCAGCGCCGGGGCGACCGGGGCGGGTTCCTGCCCGGCATCATCGCGGCGTCGGCGTCCACGACGGACGACCACCCGCCGGTGCTCGCCGAGATCGACCACCTGGCGGTCTGCGTGCCGCCCGACCAGCTCGACGAGACGGTCCGGCACTTCGAGGCGTTGTTCGACTTCGCGCAGATCTTCGAGGAGCACGTCGAGGTCGACGGGCAGGGGATGAACTCGAAGGTGGTGCAGAGCCCGTCCGGGCGGGTCACCGTGGTCCTGCTGGAGCCGGACCGCACCCGGCGGCCGGGGCAGATCGACGCGTTCCTCGACCAGCACGCCGGTGGGGGAGTGCAGCATCTGGGGTTGCGCACCGACGACATCGTCGCCGCCGTGGAGGCGCTGCGCCGGCGCGGGGTGCGCTTCGCCGGCACCCCGGCCACTTACTACGACGCCCTCCAGGAGCGGGTCGGCCGGGTGGACGCCCCGCTGGACCGGCTGCGTGAGCTGGGGGTGCTGGTCGACTCCGACCACGACGGCCAGCTGTTGCAGATCTTCGCCGAGTCGATGCACGTGCGCCGCACGCTCTTCCTGGAGCTGATCGAGCGGCGCGGCGCGCGGGGCTTCGGCAGCGGCAACATCAAGGCGCTCTACGAGGCCAAGGAACGGGAGTTGGCCGCGGTGGCGGCCGCACCACAGGGGGTGGGGGCATGAGCGTGACCGGTTACGAGCCGACGCTGACCGCCGAGGAGCAGGCGTTGCTGCCGTCCGACGACGACGTGCGGCACTACGCCGAGCACGGCTGGTACCTGTCGAAGAAGGTGTTCACCGACGACGAGGTGGACGCTCTCGCCGCCGCTGCGCAGCGCTACTACGACGGGGAACGGGACCGTCGGCTGCCGGTGCGCCCGCCGAAGCTGGCCTACTGGGAGCAGTCCTTGGGCCCGGTGCAGCGGCACAACGACTACGTCCATCACGAGCACGATGGGCTGGGCGCGATCCTGCGCAAGCCGCTGATCGGCGCGGTCGCCGCCCGGTTGGCCCAGGCCGACGAGATCCGGGTCTTCCAGTCCACGCTGATCTTCAAGCCGCCGATCTCCGGCGAGCCGAGCAACATCGTGCCCTGGCACTTCGACAAGCACTACTGGGCGTCCTCGTCGTCGGAGAAGATGCTCACCGCCTTCATCCCGTTCCATGACTGCGGGGAGGAGATGGGCACCATCACGATGGTCGACGGTTCGCACCGGTGGAAGGAGATCGGCGCGGACGACACCGTGGTGCGGCACTTCGCGGACCGCGACCGCAGCCAGCTGGAGGAGATGCTGGCCGAGAACGCCGCGTACAACGGCGCGGAGATCCGCAAGGTCCCGATGGTGATCCCCAAGGGACACGTGAGCTTCCACCACTGCCGCACCTATCACGGCAGTGGCCCCAACGTCAGCGGTCGCCCCCGACAGGCGATCTCGCTGCATCTGCAGGACGGCGACAACGCCTGGCGGGAGTACCCGCTCTCCGACGGCACGCTCGCCGCGTACAACCACGATGTGCTGGTCCGCCGCACCCACGACGGGCGGCCGGACTACGCGGATCCCGACTACTGCCCGGTCATCTGGCGCCACCGCGCCCAACAGGGAGGTTGACATGTCACGGTACGACTGGGGTAGGACGCACCCGGGCATCGAGCGGTTGGAGCGGGCGGTGACCGACCGGCGCGACGTCGTGGTCAAGCACCCGCTCTACGCCAACCTGAACACCCACGAGGCGCTGGTTACCTTCATGGAGCACCACGTCTTCGCGGTGTGGGACTTCATGTCCCTGCTGAAGTCGCTGCAACGGCAGCTGACCTGCGTCACCGTGCCGTGGATTCCGACCGGCCCGACCGGCAGCCGCCGCCTCATCAACGACATCGTCATGGTCGAGGAGAGCGACGAGCTGGGCGGCGGCTACATCAGCCACTTCGAGCTGTACGTGCGGGGCATGGCCGAGGCGGGCGCGGACACCACGGCGGTGAACGCCCTCGTCGAGCTGCTGCGCGCCGGCCGTCCGGTCACCGAGGCGCTCACCGAGGCGGGGGTGCCCGCCGCGTCGGCGAGGTTCGCCGCGACCACCTGGCAGATCATCGAGTCGACCCCGGTGCACTGTCAGGCGGCGGCGTTCGCGTTCGGCCGGGAGGACCTGATCCCGGACATGTTCACCCAGGTCGTCTCGGTCAACGAGGTCAGCAACCGGCTGCACACGTTCGTCGACTACCTGGAGCGGCACATCGAGGTCGACGGTGAACAGCACACCCCGATGGCCATGCAGATGCTCGCCGACCTGTGCGGCGACGACGACACCAAGTGGCAGGAGTGCGCCGACACGGTCAACACCGCCCTCGCTGCCCGGGCCCGGCTCTGGGACGACATCCTCGCCGCCATCAAGGGACCCGCGTGACCGACACCGACCCGGTCCGGCTCTACCGCACGGTCCGGCTGATCCGCCGGTTCGAGGAACGGGCGGTGGAGCTGGTCCACGGCGGGCAGATCGTCGGCGGCATCCACCCGTACCTCGGTCAGGAGGGGATCGCCGCCGGCGTCTGCGCCGCGCTGGGCGCCGACGACGTGCTCGCCGGCACCCACCGTGGCCACGGGCACGTCCTGGCCCGCGGGGCCGACCCGGCGCGGATGCTCGCCGAGCTGTGCGGCCGGGTCACCGGCCTCAACGCCGGCCGGGGCGGTTCGATGCACGCCGCCGACCTGAGCATCGGTGTGCTCGGTGCCAACGCGATCGTCGGCGCCTCCGGGGCGATCATCACCGGCGCGGTGTGGGCGTACCGCCGCCGGGGCCGCGACACCGTCGGGGTGAGCTTCTTCGGCGACGGCGCGGTCAACGAGGGGATGCTGCTGGAGGCGTTCAACCTGGCCGCGCTCTGGCGGGTGCCGGTGCTGTTCGTCTGCGAGAACAACGGCTACGCCACCACCATGCCGGTCGCCGGCGCGGTGGCCGGCAGCATCGCCGGCCGGGCCGCCGCGTTCGACATCCCGGCCGTCGACGTCGACGGCCAGGACCCCGAGGCGGTACGCGTCGCCGCGTCCGCCGCCGTCGACCGGATGCGCGCCGGCGGCGGCCCCGAGCTGATCGAGGCCCGGACCCACCGCTTCGACGCCCACCACACCTTCGAACACGCGGTACGCCTCGACTACCGGCCGCCCGACGAGGTGACCCGTGCCCGGGCCCGCGACCCGGTCCGCATCCAGGGTGAACGCCTCACCGACACCGACCGCGCGGCGGTGGACGCCGAGGTCGAGCAGACCCTCGACGCGGCGGTGCGGTTCGCCCTGAACAGCCCGGAGCCTGACCCGGCCGACGCGTTGCGCCACCTGTACGCCAGCGGCCTGACCGCCCGCACCGGAGGTGGCTGAATGACCGCTCGCACCGGAGGTGTTTGAGGTGCCCCGACTGTCGTACCGGCGGGCGTTGACCCGGGCCCTCGCCGACGAACTGGCCCGCGACGAGGCGGTGTTCCTGCTCGGCGAGGACATCCAGGTCGGCGCGTCGTTGGTGACCACGGGGCTGGCCAAACGGTTCGGCACCGAACGGATCCGCGACACCCCGCTGTCGGAACAGGCGTTCACCAGCTTCGCCACCGGGGCGGCGCTGGCCGGGCTGCGGCCGGTGATCGAGTTCCAGATTCCGTCGCTGCTGTTCCTGGTCTTCGAGCAGATCGTCAACCACGCGCACAAGTTCCCGCTGATGACCGGCGGGCAGTGTGCTGTCCCCGTCACCTACCTGGTGCCCGGCTCCGGCTCGCGTACCGGGTGGGCCGGGCAGCACTCCGACCACCCGTACAGCCTCTTCGCCCACGCCGGTGTGGTCACCGTCGTGCCGGCCACCCCGGCCGACGCGTACGGCCTGCTGGTCACCGCGGTCCGCCACGACGACCCGGTGGTGGTGTTCGCGCCGGCCGGGGCGATGGACGTGCGCGACGACGTCGACGAGCTGGCCCCGGTGCCGTTGGGCCGGGGCCGGATCCACCGCAACGGCTGCGACGTCACAGTGGTCGCGATCGGGCACCTGGTGCACGACGCGCTCGCGGTGGCCGAGGAGCTGGCCGACCAGATCTCGGTGGAGGTGTTCGACCCGCGCACGCTGTACCCGTTCGACATCGGCGGTCTCACCGAGTCGGTGGCCCGCACCGGGCGGCTCGTGGTGCTCGACGACGCCAACCGGTCCTGCGGCATGGCCGCCGAGATCATCGCCTCGGTGGTGGAGCGGGTCCGGCTGCTCGCCCCGCCGCGCCGGGTCACTCGACCGGACGGGGCGGTGCTGCCGTTCGCCCCGGCACTGGACCGGGCCGTGCAGCCCGGTCGGGAACAGCTCGTCACCGCCATCCACCTGACCATGAAGGACACCTCATGATCGACCCGAATTACCCGTGGCCGCCGGCCGACCGGGCCTGGACCGAGCTGCCGGAGCCGGCCCGTCGGGCCATGGTGGCCAGTGGGGCGGCGGCCTGGGAACAGGTCTTCCACGGCCGGGCCACCTACAACAAGCAGTGGCGGTTGGCCCGCCCCCCGGTGCTCACCGCCGACGCCTGGCGGGAACTCAACGAGGTCTGTGACCGGCTCGCGCAGCTCATCCTCGACGCCTGCCGTCGTCGGGCCGGCACCGCCGGCGAGCTGCGCCACCTGCTCGGCGTACCGGCGGGGGAGACCCGGCTGCTGGACGAGTCCGAGCCGCTGACCGAGGCGCTGCTGGCCGCGTACCGGCCGGACGTGATCTTCTCCGCCGGGGTGCCGAAGTTCGTCGAGTACAACATCGACAGCAGCCTCGGCGGCGGATTCGACGCCGACACCGTCATCTACCGGTTCGCTCACCTCTACCAGGAGCAGGGCATCCTCGACGACCTGCCGGTGCGGGCCGCCCCGTCCCTGCTCGACCAGCGGTTCGTGGCGATCCGCGAGGAACTGCGGCTGCCCGAGGGCGCCCGGGTGGCGCTGCTGATGGACTTCGACGCCGACTACCCGGGCCTGGACGACCCGCAGACGTTCATCCGGATCCTCGACCCGCTCGCCGTACGGGCCCGGGACTTCGGCATCGACCTGGTCATCGCCCCGGTCTCCACCGCCACCGTGGACGCCGACAACCGCCTGGTCGTCGACGGTGCACCGGTCGACGCGCTGTTCCGGCTCTTCGTGCCCAACCGGGTCACCCCGACCGCCGGCCTGGACGCGGTGGCCCGGGCCCTCGCGGCCGGCACCCTGCCGATGTACGTGTCGGCGGCAGCCTGGCTGCTCGGCAACAAGACCACCTTCGCCTGGCTGTGGGAGGACGTGGACGGGTTGCCCGCCGTCGACCAGGCGCTGATCCGCCGACACGTGCCGTACACGGTGCCGTTGACCGCCGCGGTGCTCGACCGGGCCATCACCGAGCAGGCCACACTGGTGGCGAAGCCAGCCGACGGGTCGGCCGGGCACGGCGTGCTGCTCGGCCCGGAGCTGAGCGCGGCGGACTGGGCCGAGGGTGTGCGGGCCGCCGTCGACCAGGGCGGTGCCATCCTCCAGGAGTACCTACCGACCGACCGGGTGTCGATGGACTTCGTCCAGATCGAGACCGGCGAGACGCACACCGCCGACGTCCCGTACTCCCTGGCCCCGTACCTGTTCGGCCGCCACGCCTCCGGCGGCCTGGCGCGGGTCGGCTACCCCGGCTGCGACGGAGTCCTCAACCTGGCCCACGGCGTCCTCCTAACCGGAATCCTCCTAAAAACCTGACCCCCGCCCCCTCCCGGCCCCTGCACCCCCGGGTGATCATGAGGTTAGCGGGGCTCTGGGCCGCTCCCGGCCCCGCCAACCCCATGATCACCCGGGGGGCGGCGGGGGGAGAGGGTGCGCAGGGTTTGGGCTGTTGCTATGGCGTCGCTGCGGGCGCTGCCGTGGCGGCCGTCGGTGCTGTAGAGGGTGGGGTCGGCCGTCAGCGGGTGGTCGGTCAGGTGCACGTGGACCGTGCCGAGGCGTTCGGCCAGGACGGCCGTGTGGGCGGACAGGCGGCGCATTCGTTCCCCCAGGCCGGCCCGCAGGTGCGCGGGCACCGCCGGGCTGTGCGAGACGTCGAACATGCCGACCGTGATCACGTCAGCGCCCCCGTCGCGCAGCGCGGTGATCATCGCGGTCAGTTCGGCGTCCACCGCCGCCGCGTCGTACGCCGGGTGGAAAGCGTCGTTGCCCCCGCAGACGACCAGCGCCAGGTCGGGTGCGAAGTCGAGGGCCGGGGCGAGCTGGGTGGCCCGCACCTGGTGCGCGCGCAGCCCGCGTCGGCCCAGGTTCCGGTACGCCAGCCCGGGGCGTACGGCGCTCAGCTCGGCGGCGACCCGGTCGACCCACTGCACGTCCGGGTAGCCCGGTGTCGGCTCACACATCCCCTCCACCACGCTGTCGCCGAGCGCCACGAACCGCCGCCACGGGTGCCCGTGCAGCAGTTCGGCGGCCTCCCCGGGGCGCAGACAGTACGGGTCCGTCGATTCGGTGAGCGTCGATGGCATGCCGGCACGCTAGCCGACCGTCGGGCGGTCCGACCAGCCTGACCCCGATCCGGTGCCGGCCGGCCCGCTCCCAGGGGAGGAGCAGCAGCTCACCCGGGCCCGGCCGACTCGCGGTGGGCGGCGGCGAGCCGCTTCGGGGCCCGCGCGTACCACGCGTCGGTGATGACCTCGATCAGCTCGGACGGGCCGATCCGGTCGAGTCTGACCAGCACCGCCGGGTAGCCGTCGAAGTGCGGGGTGGTGAGGTAGATCGACGGGTCGTCGGCGAGCAGGGCCTCCTTGACGCCGAGGTCGGCCACTCGTACGCCGAGCAGCGGGCCGTCAGGTGCGGCGGCCCCGAGCGCGTCGAGATCGGGCCGCCGCAGCGGTCGCTCCCAGACGAATGGTTTGTCGCGCACCCGCCAGGCCGGCAGCCCATCGTACGAGGCCCGCTCGGTGGCCTCGGGCAGCGCGAGCGCGATCCGACGGACGTCGTCCCAACTGGCCATGCCGACACCGTACGGGTTCACCGGGTGGCGGCGGGGGTGGGCCGCGCCGGGGTTTCCGGGCCGGAGGCCCGGTTCAGCAGCGGGTACGCGGTGACCACCAGGCACGCGGCCGCCATGGTCAGCAGGGCCGGGGTGAGCCCTAGCGCGTCCACCGACCAGCCGCCGAGCAGCGCGCCGACCGGCAACCCGACGAAGGCCACCGAGCCGGCGATGCCGAGCACCCGGGTCTGCAACTCCGGCGGCACCCGTTCGTAGAGCGCCACCCCGAGCAGCGGGTTGACCGCCGCGATACCGATTCCGGACAGGAACGTCACCACGAGCACCACCGGCAGATCGTCGCTGATCGCCAGCGCCACCAGTCGGGGCGTCCCGGCGACCAGCGCGCCGACCAGGAACGTCAACCGGCGGGGCAGCCGGGGCCCGAGCGCGGTGAACACCAGGTTGCCCAGCAGCGCGCCCGCCGAGAACGCCGCCAGCACCAGGCCGAGGCCGCTCGGCCCGTGCAGTTCCCGGGCGACCCAGACCGGGATGTAGACGGCCACGCTGGCGTTGGCCACCATGTTCAGTGCCGAGATGACGGCGAGCATGCCGAGCAGCGGCCGGTCGCTGAACAGGTAGCTGAAGCCACCTCGCAGGGCGCGCAGGTAACTCTCTTGCGGGGCGGGTTGCGCCGGGGCGGCCGGCGGGCGGACCAGGACGCCGATGAGCAGCGCGCAGACACCGAAGCTGGCCGCGTCGATGAGGATCGCCTCGGTCACCCCGAACACGGCGATCAGCAGACCGCCCACGGCGGCGCCGAACAGGGTGACCACCCGGCTCAACCCGTCGTACGCGGAGGTCAGCCGGATCAGCGGCACCCCGGCCGCCTCGGCGACCGGGCGGAACATCACGTGCTTCACCCGGTCCCCGATGCCGCGCAGCGCGCCGGCCACCGCGACCAACGCCACCAGCGGGGCGAAGCCCAACCACGGGGTCAGCGCGACGACGACCATGGCCACGGCACTGCCCGCGTCGCAGAGGATCGAGGTACGGCGCAGACCGATCCGGTCCGCCCATGGTGTGCCCAACGCGCTGGACAGCAGGTAGGGCAGGGTCTCGGCGAACGCGACCAGGCCCATCTTGGTGGGGCTGCCGGTGGTGACCAGCACCAGCCACGGGATGGTCACCACCGAGATGCGGGTGCCCAGGTTGGAGATCAGGTCGGCGCTGACCAGGACGACCAGTTGCCGGCGGGGGGTCACGCCCCGACCGCCGCCGCCCGGTGGGCCGCGTGCTGCGCGCGTAACGCCCGCTTGTCCACCTTCATCGACCGGTTCACCGGCAGCCGGTCGACGAACTCCACAGCGGCCGGCGCCCACATCTCGTTGAGTTCGGTGGTCACCAGGTCGATCAGCTCCGGCGCGGTGACCGTCGCGTCCGGCCCGAGCACCACGTACGCGTACGGCACCTCGCCGACCGTGTCGTCCGGCACGCCGATCACGGCGGCGGCGCGTACCTGCGGGTGCCCGGTCAGCACGTCCTCGATGGGACGGCAGAAGATGGCCCAGTTCCGCCGATGCGTGACGATCATGTCGTGCGCCCGGTCGACCAGGTAGAGGTAGCCGTCCTCGTCGAGGTGGCCGATGTCGCGGGTCCGTACCCAACCGTCGACGAGCGTCTGCGCGGTCAGCTCCGGCTGACCGTGGTAGCCGGCGAAGCTCAGCCTGGTCTGCACCCACACCTCGCCGTCGCGGCCCGTCGGCAGCACGCCGCCGTCGTCGTCGCGGATCTCGATGCGCACGTCGCCGTAGGGCCGCCCGCAGGAGCGCAGCCGCTCCGGGTGCTCCGGATCGTCGGTCAGCCCGGGCAGCGCCGTGATCACGACCGCCTCGCTGAGGCCGTACACGATGCGCAGCACCGGGCCGAAGCGCGCGATGGCCTGGCGCAGCCGGGCGGGCGCGGCGGGCCCGGCGCCCACGTTGAACATGAACATGGCGGAGAAGTCCGCGCCGACCAGCGCCGGGTGATCCAACACCTCGTAGAGCATCGGCGGGGTGACGAAGGTCGAGTTGATCCGCTCCCGCTGCACGGTGTCCACGAAGGCCACCGGGTCCCAGTCGTCGCGCAGGAACAACACCCCACCGGTGAGCAGGTTGAACAGCGTGGTGATCTGCCCGCTGGCCAACCACATCGGTGAGTGCGACAGGTGCCGCAGCAGCGGGAACCCGGCGGCGCGGAAGTCGGCGGCCAGGGTGAGGATCTGGGCGTAGAAGCTCTCCCGGTGGTGCACCAGCTTGGGGGCTCCGGTGGTGCCGCTGGTCTGCAGGAACGACTCGGGCGCCGGCACGGACGCCGGCAGGTCCGTCACGTCGGCGTCGGCGGTGAGGTCGGGGCCGGCGCCGCCCGCGCCCAGACAGCACACCGGTGTGCCGGGCAGCGCGGCGGCCAGCTCCGGGCCGAGGCTGGCCGGGTCGCGGGCGTCGTAGACCAGGGCGTCCGGGCGGGCCAACCGGATGAACTCGTCGACCTCCCGGCGGGCGGTCACCGGGGCGACCCACATCGTCCGGCAGCCCAGCAGATGCAGGGCGAGTTGGAGCAGTGGACCCTCCACCGCGTTCGCGACGGTCACCAGCACCGCCGACCCGGGCCGTACGCCGTGCCGGATCAGTGTCGCGGCCATCGCCCGGATGCGAGCGGCGGCCTCGGTGTAGGTGAGTCGCCGACCGCCGCCGACCAACGCCTCCCGGTCGCCGAACTCGGCGAAGAGATCCAACACCCTGTCCACGTAGGTCGTGGTGTACCCGGGTCCGTCAGTCATCCGGCAGCCCCCATCTGAGCAAGCGGCGGTCCCCGGGCAGCTCCCGGTGACGACGCGACGGTGGCGCGCTTGGGCGACCGCACCGCCGCCGCCTGGAAGCCTAGGCCGGAAACGACTGGTCGGAACCGTGCCGACGGGCGGTCCGAACGGCCCGCCGGACATTTGATCACGTCGATCAGGTCGATTGACGCCCGTCTGTGGCGACGGCTAGGTTTCTGGACCATCGTCCAGGCGGGCGCCGTCAGCGGACGGCCCTGGGCTGCACACGATGGAGGTTCCATGGCAACGGCAACCCCGAAGAGATGGCCTGTCATCGCCGCCACGGCCGCGCTGTTGGTCGCCGGCACACCCGCCGTCGTCGCCAGCGCCGGCCCGTCCGGCGCCGGCCCCGCCGCCGGCCGACCCGATCGCGCCGAATGGGCGGGCACC contains these protein-coding regions:
- a CDS encoding class I adenylate-forming enzyme family protein; translated protein: MRTPGLRGALAADTDLGAGNVLARVLAHGADPDGPGLTFDTAVDGHPAETPLTLGRLDERVAARAAWLHERGVRPRDPIAVWATAAADMVLSFLALTRLGAIPALMNGKLRPEIAAEYIRRLRGVGVLADDAHTALLAGHELGVPLLGTPAQAGTGDPTVAPAHYRHHPDDPIVITHTSGTTGVPKAVLHSHASLFAATRHLLTMPQAQGTSRILNALPAPHTATVLMVNQALGNRAQMFLLSEQDGERVLDAIQRWRPDGVFGFSVTWAELARFDLSGYDLDSVRLWFNTGDASHEPHIRRLVAVGRRDTVTRDGVVTVPGSVFIDGLGSSEMGHSMFHITHRVDTDRYGRCIGRPYQFATVAVLDAAGEPVPVGEVGFLGIDSPSLFRGYWNDSVTTYRFRQRGWYLTGDLVRADADGRYYHLDRAVDSVDAGAGRRFYTALSEERILAACPDVTDCTVAIVAEAGTVVTDVLLELAAGADEAEDRTERVRAALGPDVGDTLRRVVPVRSADIPVTVTGKVRKVVLRERYLTEARS
- a CDS encoding beta-ketoacyl-[acyl-carrier-protein] synthase family protein; this translates as MTALITGMGLFTPVGRGVEETFDALTTGRSGLGRPPQGHPARESLDVAGLLPDIDPRTVASGPETRVLDRIVVLALLAAADALADAGIEVGRDVDPDRIGVIVGGVGGMATLESQVLARAARGRAAVSPYLLTGILPNMPAARIAIAHGIRGYSSSVGTACASGAQAVADGVRLIATGEADVVLCGASEAPLFPTFADTFGNARALARAGTDPGRASRPFDTSRSGFVLSEGAALLVLERAEHAAARGVAGYAEVAGHGATTDAYHPTAPRPDGAGAAACIRRALRSAGVPAAAVGYVNAHGTGTKLGDIAETTALTDVFGVGGVPVSSTKALTGHLLGASGVLEAAATALALDRGLLPPTYHLDDPDPACPADHIRGVPRKADLEYAVTNSFGFGGQNVSLLLARVAEPRG
- the hppD gene encoding 4-hydroxyphenylpyruvate dioxygenase, producing MDIRGIDHIELYVGDARQAAFYFSTAVGFEICGQGGPETGLVGQRSLLLRHGDIRLLLTSGLDAEHPAARYVQRHGDGIAVVAVEVDDVPTAYAELVVRGATGVTPPITGADAEVVIAEVDGFADVRHRLVQRRGDRGGFLPGIIAASASTTDDHPPVLAEIDHLAVCVPPDQLDETVRHFEALFDFAQIFEEHVEVDGQGMNSKVVQSPSGRVTVVLLEPDRTRRPGQIDAFLDQHAGGGVQHLGLRTDDIVAAVEALRRRGVRFAGTPATYYDALQERVGRVDAPLDRLRELGVLVDSDHDGQLLQIFAESMHVRRTLFLELIERRGARGFGSGNIKALYEAKERELAAVAAAPQGVGA
- a CDS encoding phytanoyl-CoA dioxygenase family protein, which produces MSVTGYEPTLTAEEQALLPSDDDVRHYAEHGWYLSKKVFTDDEVDALAAAAQRYYDGERDRRLPVRPPKLAYWEQSLGPVQRHNDYVHHEHDGLGAILRKPLIGAVAARLAQADEIRVFQSTLIFKPPISGEPSNIVPWHFDKHYWASSSSEKMLTAFIPFHDCGEEMGTITMVDGSHRWKEIGADDTVVRHFADRDRSQLEEMLAENAAYNGAEIRKVPMVIPKGHVSFHHCRTYHGSGPNVSGRPRQAISLHLQDGDNAWREYPLSDGTLAAYNHDVLVRRTHDGRPDYADPDYCPVIWRHRAQQGG
- a CDS encoding DUF3050 domain-containing protein, whose protein sequence is MSRYDWGRTHPGIERLERAVTDRRDVVVKHPLYANLNTHEALVTFMEHHVFAVWDFMSLLKSLQRQLTCVTVPWIPTGPTGSRRLINDIVMVEESDELGGGYISHFELYVRGMAEAGADTTAVNALVELLRAGRPVTEALTEAGVPAASARFAATTWQIIESTPVHCQAAAFAFGREDLIPDMFTQVVSVNEVSNRLHTFVDYLERHIEVDGEQHTPMAMQMLADLCGDDDTKWQECADTVNTALAARARLWDDILAAIKGPA